The Setaria viridis chromosome 2, Setaria_viridis_v4.0, whole genome shotgun sequence DNA window ACAGCAGACAGTACTGTGTGATATCACATCATCACACAAACAGCAGATAAAAGTCTTAATTAAGTAATTAACACAGAGACGACATTAGTGTTGGGTTCATGACATAAACTTAAACCATGCCGATCAAGGTTCCACAGACGGATTATTATAGGGAGCGAGAGAGAAGAAGACGTCCCATGGCAGTCTAAGAAGCTGCAGGGTTTATTCCAACGTTTTTGGGCATGCATGTGCCGTAAGGCACCAAGCCTGGCCCCAACATCCAGGCATGTGAGATTAGCTCAGAAGTTCTGAGCTTTCTTCCTCTTTGGAACGAACTTCCGAGCCCATAGGTGTTTCCCCCTTATCACAAACTTGACCCTCGGGCGACCAGCAAGGATGTGGAACAGAGTTTCTTGATTGTAGAACGTGATGTGTGCATAAAGTGGTGGCTTAGGTGCAACTGGCTCCTGGACGCTTATGACTTCAACATCATCTCCAAAGTTCCTGTGAAATCAAAGAAATACAAAAATAATATTAAGGAAAGAACAAGCATATGTAACTCAAATACTAAAAAAGTAGCTCCTTTTTTACTGAGTTGTGTGATGGATCGTGGCGGAAGAAATGAGTAGCTGTTAGAATATACATCTCTTAAGTTCAGTATTGTACAATTACGAATTGCGCACAGTGGATGCGTTGAGAACATGTATACATGCAAAAGATTTAAACTTTGTGCTTCTGTGCCATTGTTCAAAACAGATTTAACTGTGTAACTCTTGTAATCAGGTATCCAAATTAATCACCAAAAATGATTTGCATAGCACCCTTTTGTCCAGTCACTGATGCAAACAATACCTAGTAGGTATTTGTGGTTCACATTATAAGATTCTATAGCATCAGTATATATGTAGTCCATGCATCCACCTACTATTGCTTCACATTTCTGGAAATAAGAGGCCAACACTACTACTGTGCTCCAGCATACATCGGCCCCTGCGGCCCTTCCTATGGGTCATGTAATATAGGGCACCTAACTGAATCTGTCATACATCTCACATTGCAGTAATCTAGCCTGTAACGTTTGATATCGATCTCAGCAAATGTTTCATTGTAAGAGGACAACGTTATCTAGTCAGCAACCATAAAATTCACAGTTTACGACATATCTGCAAGTATCTTATCATGGCAAGGATAGACTTTACCTTGTGAAGAACTCATACAGTTCATCTGCAGTAAATGGGTAGCCATTGGAGAAAGTCACGAAGAGTGTTCTCTCATCACGTGGTACGCTGGGGGGTTGCTGTATCTGGATCTGTACCAAAAACATGTCACAGAATATTTGAAAGAAAGCAGGTATTAGGCGGTCTCATCAGCAAAACAAAAGAATAAATGATGTGTAGATCAGGAAAGTAAGACTTTGCAACGTTCTTACTGCATCAGCagctggctcctcctcctcctccgttaTGGTCAGGGATTCGAAAAGGGTAGCCAAAGGGTATGATGACAGGCACTGTTCGATTGGGTTTTCTATGTCTTTGAGGGTGTGAGTTTTTGGCGCAGACGGCATAATGCTTCTTGAACTTGAGCCTTCTGCTTCATGGCTCCGAGCGCTAATATAGGAAGCCTTGATCCTGGACAAGAGATCCCTCTGCATGCAGGAATGATAAGGGAAACAAAGTGAAACGATTTCTTTTCAGCATCTCTCTGCAGACTTGCAGATCTACAGTACCAGACTCTTACCGTGCTCATGGGAGCTCTTGCCATCACGTTTTGTTGCGGCTGAGCTTGATGGGCACGGTGGCAGATGCGTTCCTTTGCCGTCGCTACTTGCAGAATATCTTCTAAGACCTTGCAGCAAACATTGTTGAGGTACAAAACAATACCTTTCAAAGCTTCTATGCAGAAATAGCCTCCTTGCACAGATCTATGATTTGGCTGGTGACCGGAGTTACGACGCAGAGTTTCAATAAGCATTTTTGCAGCCAAAGCAATGGATCGGAGATCATGGTTATCGAGGGCGTCGATGCTTGCAAGGAAGTCAGCATGGCCGATCCCTTCAAGCCACATCCAGAAGGAGATTATCTCCATGGAAAGGGAGGACTCGAACTGGAGAGAAAAGACCAAACGGATGAACAACTGGCGCACAATCATGTGCACGGAACGAGTTGCACTGAAGATGCCGGGAGCCATGGGAGGAACTTCGAGTTGTG harbors:
- the LOC117844076 gene encoding uncharacterized protein, with the protein product MAPGIFSATRSVHMIVRQLFIRLVFSLQFESSLSMEIISFWMWLEGIGHADFLASIDALDNHDLRSIALAAKMLIETLRRNSGHQPNHRSVQGGYFCIEALKGIVLYLNNVCCKVLEDILQVATAKERICHRAHQAQPQQNVMARAPMSTRDLLSRIKASYISARSHEAEGSSSRSIMPSAPKTHTLKDIENPIEQCLSSYPLATLFESLTITEEEEEPAADAIQIQQPPSVPRDERTLFVTFSNGYPFTADELYEFFTRNFGDDVEVISVQEPVAPKPPLYAHITFYNQETLFHILAGRPRVKFVIRGKHLWARKFVPKRKKAQNF